A stretch of Geotrypetes seraphini chromosome 2, aGeoSer1.1, whole genome shotgun sequence DNA encodes these proteins:
- the LOC117354462 gene encoding zinc finger BED domain-containing protein 6-like translates to MYVQLLKVIQTKMQRKRRGIGAPAPASPLHPPLPRATASHLEFAHAANYPMALPDAADFNLHRANAGLSQSEHVPEIEIKLESSDEEEEEEGKHERGICREDLLHMYGQESSGNTLELFPRDMGRESNPCFQLKECPSEMEELPTNQKDLGFNLSSYPLRPSVQRGRKSTSQVWQFFYCDPMDVCRAICSLCGVSFSRGKPEGNFGTTALKRHLERKHPMEWGQREEIKQKIPGRGEEEEYEEEEREEQYEKLFPTPHQIFSSQRTSCFPPQTTNVVPSQVLSGATVMFDFSDSSEEGEEEEEKERAEMMGTELLFEFGDEGGAERQLNLFPKGRGRGNKSCGKYARKPRDIAKPFLGGASVDHSNSPGSRFPGYPLVPPGTRRRKSTSAVWQFFYIDCHNICRAICTLCQTSVSRGKQGGHFGTSALMRHLEGKHPIEWGRGKTVKPKIGVGEGEEEEEEDQAMEEHMETIFQASSHVFSPLRSLGFNSQSQFTAVLPSEVQNTPPSYDSESETPLKQKRKKNDPGTIGLSPVRTKQTLPERVDFNGKYTPNHPRAQSWNRSIAELLCGMVLPYSFVSSKPFRKFMARADPRYRVPSRAFFSRKAIPQLHEAVCERIAHDLKRAEGQQVHITAHVCTSDVIVDYLALTAHWVIFKPEGQELNKRKQAVLCIKSILKDQLGGNIQKELKDQIDAWLTPSSLSHGFLVSGNSSNAIRAIKDSSYVHIPCFAHCLNLLVTDFLQGNCQVANVLGVADKICGHFTHSVRARRILAELQHQNGLPRRQLKQEMTPRWSSMYHMLERLLEQQKAVQEYIGRHRIGMPDIVLTSAHWTLIANLVALLQPFEMAMREVSADNASLSQVLPEVRYLHIFLKQIHDQFESAGDGAAVVLAENMALRLSTDCRINKMFHREEYILATLLDPRFKGKIEAVLPDSSDIDYWKQVLVKKVKEIMLLDCPSPPLSSSSSNLSRPAPSTQAIREPYFEAESIQAAEKPHDMDTGVMDASGVWRKASGAPPLIQKEKTLIEHLESVGLLASKGSGASLSTESHSACIMVEKYLHDNKTIGAREDPVIYWEKKRWLWPALAKLGVLYLTCPPSSGYSERLFNASEGLVYGQRTPIDSESVERIIFLKANLENFPNYTQPPLVFCSENEMEQSSSEEE, encoded by the coding sequence ATGTATGTACAACTTTTGAAAGTGATACAGACTAAAATGCAGAGAAAACGGAGAGGAATTGGTGCACCTGCTCCTGCTTCTCCGCTACATCCTCCACTCCCGAGAGCCACCGCCAGCCATCTTGAGTTTGCACATGCTGCTAACTACCCTATGGCTTTGCCCGATGCGGCTGATTTTAACCTGCACAGAGCCAATGCAGGACTGAGCCAGAGCGAACATGTTCCAGAGATTGAAATCAAGCTGGAGTCAAGTGacgaagaggaagaggaggaagggaagcacGAGAGAGGTATCTGTAGAGAAGACCTTTTGCATATGTATGGGCAAGAAAGTTCTGGGAACACGCTTGAGCTCTTTCCCCGGGATATGGGCAGGGAGAGTAACCCATGCTTCCAGCTGAAGGAATGCCCCTCGGAGATGGAGGAACTGCCGACAAATCAAAAAGATCTGGGATTCAACCTCTCTAGTTATCCATTGAGGCCCTCGGTCCAAAGGGGGCGGAAATCCACCTCTCAGGTTTGGCAGTTCTTCTACTGTGACCCCATGGATGTCTGCAGGGCTATTTGTAGTCTGTGTGGTGTGAGCTTCAGCCGAGGGAAACCAGAAGGGAACTTTGGAACTACAGCTTTAAAGCGTCACTTAGAGCGTAAACACCCCATGGAATGGGGACAGCGAGAGGAGATTAAGCAGAAGATCCCCGGtagaggggaggaggaagagtatgaggaagaggagagggaggaacAATATGAAAAATTATTCCCAACACCACACCAAATATTTAGCTCTCAGAGAACTTCCTGTTTTCCCCCTCAGACTACTAATGTAGTGCCCTCTCAGGTCCTATCAGGTGCTACTGTCATGTTTGATTTCAGTGACTCCAGcgaggaaggggaggaagaggaagagaaggaaagagcagAGATGATGGGCACCGAGCTACTGTTTGAatttggagatgagggcggggccGAGAGGCAGCTGAACCTCTTCCCTAAGGGCCGAGGCAGGGGTAATAAGTCTTGTGGCAAATACGCCAGAAAACCTAGAGACATAGCGAAGCCCTTTTTGGGAGGGGCCTCGGTAGACCACTCAAATTCTCCAGGGAGTCGCTTCCCCGGTTATCCACTCGTTCCCCCTGGGACTAGAAGGCGGAAATCCACTTCCGCAGTGTGGCAGTTCTTTTACATCGACTGCCACAACATCTGTCGCGCTATTTGCACCCTGTGTCAGACCAGCGTCAGTAGGGGGAAGCAGGGTGGGCATTTTGGGACTTCCGCTTTAATGCGCCATCTGGAGGGCAAGCACCCCATAGAGTGGGGCAGAGGAAAGACAGTTAAACCAAAGATAGGTGTTGGAGAgggtgaggaggaagaggaagaagaccAGGCGATGGAGGAGCATATGGAAACAATCTTTCAAGCTTCATCCCATGTGTTTAGCCCTTTAAGGTCTTTAGGCTTTAATTCACAGTCGCAGTTTACAGCTGTGCTACCCTCAGAGGTCCAAAATACCCCTCCTTCATATGATAGTGAAAGTGAGACCCCGCTAAaacagaagaggaagaaaaaCGATCCAGGCACCATAGGATTATCACCTGTGAGGACCAAGCAAACGCTGCCAGAAAGGGTCGACTTTAACGGCAAATATACGCCTAACCATCCCCGAGCCCAGTCGTGGAATCGAAGCATCGCAGAGCTTCTGTGTGGAATGGTGCTTCCCTATTCATTTGTCTCATCCAAACCTTTCCGTAAGTTCATGGCCAGGGCTGACCCGCGCTACCGTGTGCCTTCCAGAGCATTCTTCTCCCGGAAAGCCATTCCCCAACTGCACGAGGCTGTGTGTGAGAGAATCGCCCATGACCTGAAAAGAGCCGAAGGGCAACAAGTTCATATTACAGCTCACGTGTGCACCAGCGATGTGATAGTTGACTATTTGGCACTTACTGCACACTGGGTCATTTTTAAGCCAGAGGGCCAAGAACTGAATAAGAGGAAGCAAGCAGTGCTGTGTATCAAAAGCATTCTGAAAGATCAACTCGGAGGCAATATCCAGAAAGAACTGAAGGATCAGATAGATGCCTGGCTTACTCCTAGCTCCCTCAGCCATGGGTTTTTAGTCTCTGGCAACAGCTCAAATGCGATACGGGCCATAAAGGATTCAAGTTATGTGCATATTCCGTGCTTTGCACACTGTTTGAACTTACTGGTCACTGATTTTCTACAAGGTAACTGCCAGGTAGCCAATGTGCTGGGGGTGGCTGACAAAATCTGTGGTCACTTTACCCACTCTGTCCGGGCTCGAAGAATTCTAGCCGAGCTGCAGCATCAGAACGGTTTGCCAAGGCGTCAGCTGAAACAAGAGATGACGCCTCGCTGGAGCTCAATGTACCACATGCTGGAGAGGCTCCTGGAGCAGCAGAAGGCAGTTCAGGAGTATATAGGTAGGCATAGAATAGGGATGCCGGACATTGTACTGACCTCCGCCCACTGGACTCTGATCGCCAACTTGGTTGCTCTCTTGCAGCCCTTTGAGATGGCCATGCGGGAGGTCAGCGCAGACAACGCATCTCTCAGCCAGGTGCTGCCCGAGGTTAGGTACCTGCACATCTTCCTCAAGCAAATACATGACCAGTTCGAGTCCGCCGGCGACGGTGCGGCTGTTGTGTTAGCAGAAAACATGGCGCTCAGGCTCTCCACTGACTGCAGAATAAATAAAATGTTCCACCGGGAAGAGTACATCCTAGCTACGTTGCTGGATCCGCGCTTCAAAGGCAAAATTGAAGCTGTACTCCCAGATAGCTCCGACATAGATTACTGGAAGCAAGTCCTTGTGAAAAAAGTGAAGGAGATCATGTTGCTCGactgtccttctccccccttatcCTCTTCCTCTTCAAACCTCAGTAGACCTGCCCCTAGTACACAGGCTATAAGAGAACCTTACTTTGAAGCAGAGTCGATACAGGCTGCCGAAAAGCCCCATGATATGGATACTGGAGTAATGGATGCCTCAGGGGTGTGGCGGAAAGCCAGCGGGGCCCCTCCattgatacagaaggagaaaACGTTGATTGAGCACCTTGAGAGTGTGGGCCTTTTAGCGTCTAAAGGGAGCGGGGCCTCTCTGTCAACAGAAAGTCACTCTGCCTGTATAATGGTGGAAAAGTATCTTCATGACAACAAAACCATCGGGGCCCGGGAAGACCCTGTCATATACTGGGAGAAAAAGCGATGGCTGTGGCCAGCCTTGGCAAAGCTTGGTGTCCTATACCTGACCTGCCCACCCTCCAGTGGGTATTCTGAGCGTCTCTTTAATGCTTCTGAGGGCCTCGTTTATGGCCAGAGAACCCCCATTGATTCGGAAAGCGTGGAGCGCATCATTTTCCTGAAAGCAAACTTGGAGAACTTTCCCAACTATACGCAGCCTCCTCTCGTCTTCTGCTCAGAGAATGAGATGGAGCAGAGTAGCAGTGAGGAGGAATAA